The Methylomicrobium lacus LW14 genome window below encodes:
- a CDS encoding response regulator, which produces MPAEQLILIIEDDMQTRRFLKSSLHHRGWRTVEADCGKTGLAVLNSENPDLVILDLGLPDMDGIAVTRRLRQLSDVPILILSARSQEQNKIMALDAGADDYLTKPFGSGELHARLQALLRRVSRSFSTMEVFETGQLKVDLVRRKVFIANNEVHITPIEYRLLTILIRYAGTVVTHRQLLQEVWGAQHIQDQHYLRIYMGQLRHKLEINPARPRYLLTEVGVGYRLSINEENSIDTFN; this is translated from the coding sequence ATGCCGGCTGAACAACTGATCCTTATCATCGAAGACGACATGCAAACCCGGCGCTTTCTGAAATCCAGCCTCCACCATCGTGGCTGGCGCACCGTGGAAGCAGACTGCGGTAAAACCGGCCTGGCGGTGCTGAACAGCGAAAATCCCGATTTGGTAATTCTCGATCTGGGATTGCCGGATATGGACGGCATCGCGGTAACCCGGCGCCTCAGGCAGTTATCCGATGTACCGATTCTGATTTTGTCTGCACGCAGTCAGGAGCAAAATAAAATCATGGCGCTGGATGCCGGTGCAGACGACTACTTAACCAAACCCTTCGGCAGCGGCGAACTCCATGCGCGATTGCAAGCCTTGTTGCGCCGAGTCTCCAGAAGCTTCAGCACGATGGAAGTCTTTGAAACCGGACAGTTGAAAGTCGATCTGGTCCGGCGTAAGGTTTTTATAGCGAACAATGAAGTCCACATTACCCCGATCGAGTACCGCCTGCTCACGATATTGATACGTTATGCGGGAACGGTAGTCACGCATCGCCAATTGTTGCAGGAAGTGTGGGGAGCGCAACACATTCAAGATCAGCATTATTTACGCATCTATATGGGACAATTGCGTCACAAGCTGGAAATCAATCCGGCGCGGCCGCGTTATTTGTTGACCGAGGTTGGCGTAGGTTATAGGCTTTCGATCAATGAAGAAAACTCGATTGACACGTTCAATTGA
- a CDS encoding potassium transporter Kup — protein MSKHQQLSRLTFGAIGVVFGDIGTSPLYALKEVFHSGMPIDKFHVLGVLSLIFWSLTLVVTLKYAIFIMRADNKGEGGIMALMALALHGSRDNPQKMAFITTIGLLGATLFYGDSIITPAISVLSAVEGLQIIAPPLAAYVLPIAITVLGGLFIIQAKGTGNVGRIFAPIMVFWFGSLAVMGVVNMIHHPEVLMAVNPYYAIHLLFELGWEGFVIMGAIVLAITGAEALYADMGHFGLKPIRYAWFGFVFPALLLNYFGQGALLIDRPDAIQNPFYLLAPNWALYPLLILSTMATVIASQAVISGAFSVTRQAIQLGYCPRMNILHTSDDEKGQVYIPAVNWLLMVSVFILVLSFQSSSALASAYGIAVTGTMIVDTVLAYIIIQALWQWSKTTSTVFLSSFLVIDFLFLSSNSLKIPTGGWLPLVVATVLFLIITTWIKGRALLHDYLEEKHVLFEELEKELTEKLVTVEGTAIYLARTLHGVPQVLLHNLEHNHALHEQIIVLTIVTTEAPFVDEAHRVKIRKFGQNREFYRVKLYYGFKQNADVRRAMDLVRQEGLVFDPKKASFFIGSERVTFRMRSPMPPWRRGLFRFLFHNASSPIEFFKIPVDRVVELGIRIEL, from the coding sequence ATGAGTAAACATCAGCAGTTGTCTCGATTAACCTTTGGCGCAATCGGCGTCGTATTTGGCGATATCGGCACCAGCCCCTTATATGCGCTGAAGGAAGTCTTCCACAGCGGCATGCCGATCGATAAATTTCACGTGCTCGGTGTCTTGTCGCTGATCTTCTGGTCGTTGACGCTGGTCGTCACCCTTAAATACGCGATTTTCATCATGCGCGCCGATAATAAGGGCGAAGGCGGCATCATGGCGCTGATGGCGCTGGCCCTGCACGGGTCCAGGGATAATCCGCAAAAAATGGCTTTTATCACCACCATCGGACTGCTCGGCGCCACGCTGTTTTACGGCGACAGCATCATTACCCCGGCCATTTCGGTGCTCAGCGCGGTCGAAGGCTTGCAAATTATTGCGCCGCCACTGGCTGCCTATGTGCTGCCGATCGCCATTACCGTGCTGGGCGGGCTGTTCATCATTCAAGCCAAGGGGACCGGCAATGTCGGCAGAATCTTTGCGCCGATCATGGTCTTCTGGTTCGGCTCGCTCGCGGTGATGGGCGTGGTGAACATGATTCATCACCCGGAGGTGTTGATGGCGGTTAACCCGTATTACGCGATCCATTTATTGTTCGAATTGGGCTGGGAGGGATTTGTGATCATGGGCGCGATCGTGCTCGCGATTACCGGCGCCGAAGCGCTGTATGCGGATATGGGCCACTTCGGTCTGAAGCCGATCCGTTACGCCTGGTTCGGATTCGTGTTTCCGGCGCTGCTGCTGAATTATTTCGGACAAGGCGCCTTGCTGATCGACCGGCCCGACGCGATCCAAAACCCCTTTTATTTACTCGCCCCGAACTGGGCGCTGTATCCGCTGCTGATCCTGTCGACCATGGCGACCGTGATCGCCTCGCAAGCGGTGATTTCTGGCGCGTTTTCGGTGACGCGGCAGGCGATACAACTGGGATATTGCCCGCGCATGAACATATTACATACCTCGGATGACGAAAAGGGGCAGGTCTACATTCCCGCCGTCAACTGGCTGTTGATGGTTTCGGTGTTCATCCTGGTGCTGAGCTTTCAGTCTTCGTCCGCGCTGGCTTCGGCTTACGGCATCGCGGTGACCGGCACGATGATCGTCGATACCGTGCTGGCTTACATCATCATCCAGGCGCTCTGGCAATGGAGCAAGACGACCAGCACCGTTTTCTTATCATCATTTCTGGTGATCGATTTTCTGTTTCTTTCATCCAATAGCCTGAAAATCCCGACCGGCGGCTGGTTGCCGCTGGTGGTTGCCACCGTGCTGTTTCTGATCATCACGACCTGGATCAAGGGGCGTGCGCTGCTCCATGACTATTTGGAAGAAAAACATGTACTATTTGAGGAACTCGAAAAAGAACTGACCGAAAAGCTCGTGACCGTCGAAGGCACCGCGATTTATCTAGCCAGAACGTTGCACGGCGTTCCCCAGGTGCTGCTGCATAACCTCGAACACAATCACGCGCTGCATGAGCAGATCATCGTGCTGACCATCGTCACGACGGAAGCCCCCTTTGTTGACGAAGCGCACCGCGTCAAAATCAGAAAGTTTGGCCAAAACCGCGAATTCTACCGGGTGAAACTGTATTACGGCTTCAAGCAAAACGCGGATGTGCGCCGGGCGATGGATTTGGTGAGACAGGAAGGACTGGTATTCGATCCGAAAAAAGCCTCTTTTTTCATCGGCAGCGAACGCGTCACGTTCCGTATGAGAAGCCCAATGCCTCCTTGGCGCAGAGGCTTGTTCCGCTTCTTATTCCATAACGCCTCGAGCCCGATCGAATTTTTCAAAATTCCGGTCGACCGCGTGGTCGAGCTCGGTATTCGTATCGAACTGTAG